The genomic segment AGTAATGACTACTGTAGCATAGAAGGGAATAAATAGAGCATCAACTTCCAATAATGCTGCAACTACCAAACAGAACGGCAGCGATACAGCAGAAAAACAGGTACCTATAGTAGCAGCTTCTCGTCCTGTATAAAAACCTGAGTTATACTGCTTTCTTGTCAATACTACTCCAACATCACAATTACCAACCCAAGAAGTAACTAAATCAATTGCTGCTCGTCCAGGTAGAGTAAATAAAGGCTTAACAAAACTTCTAACTACTGTACCAGTATAATCCATAGCGCCAAACTCCATTAAAAGCGGCATCAAAAATGATGCTGAAAAGAACCAGGTAACTAGAGAAGAAATTAAGGACATCATTGTTCCGCCAGTATCACTGGAGTAAATATATTTTACTCCCACTTTGTTCAATACTAATATAGCAAAGATAGCTCCTAACACTCTAAAAACTAAATAGAGTTTCTTAGTATAAAATAATTTATTTAATAGAGCATTATTTATAATAAATTTAGGCTTAAATAATGTTGTTAATGTTGAAACAACTGCAGAAAAAGTAATTAAAACAGTAACTACTATTGGTAAATATGCTTCACCTACAGCAGCTAACCATTCAGAAATTACTCCTACTGGAGTACTGATGGCTCCATCATATGGTACTGGACATAAGAACATAAAGATTCCAATTAAAGAAGGTATTAAGAATTTTAGTACTTTAGGTGTAGTTATTTCAATCTCTTCAGGATCTGTTTCAACCTGATTATGAATTAATTCTGCTTCTAGATTACTCTCCATACTCTTCTTCCCCCTTATTGATCATTTCTAACCTTTTAATTGCCTCATAAAAATCATCTTCAGTAACTTGGTAAGGCATATCAATCATATCTTCACCAGCTACTGCTTCTTTTAATATTGATTCTAGGTCTTTTCTATTCACTTCAAGTTTAAAGTGGTCCAATGAAACTGGAAGTCCTACTTGGTCAAAGAAGTGATAAAGCTTATTGAATTCATTCTCTCTTTCATCTATTATTAACTGGACTAAGAGACCATAAGCTACCAATTCACCATGTAGGAACTCCTCCTCTAACCTTTCAATTAAAGTTAAACCATAACATAATGAATGGGCACAAGCACCATTATACTTCTCTTTTACCAACATAGATACCAAACCAGTGGTAATAATATTATTAAGGACAACCTGTTTTAAAGCAAAGGAAACATCATTCTCCCTACAGTCTTTTAAGGCCTGAAAACCATACTCCACTAATGGTTCAACACACATAGTACTCATCTCTTTACCCAGAGCCGAAGCATGAGCAAGTTCATCTGGTCTGGACTTTATTTCTACTTCATAATGTTTGGCTACTGTATCCCCAATTCCCCCACGTAAATATTTAGCTGGAGCATTAGCAATTACTTTAGTATCAATAAAGATATGTACTGGCGGCTTAGTTAAATGAAAGAATGAATCGAAATCTCCCTTAGCTGTATAAAGAATAGACAGCGGAGTAGTAGCAGCACAGGTAGCAGCAATTGTTGGTACAGTAAAGATAGGTAAATCAGCCTTTTCAGCTGCTCCCTTCGCTGTATCAAGAGCCTTCCCTCCACCAACACCAATAATTAAATCAGCTTCAGTTTCTACAGCCTTCTTTCTTTTTAATTCAATATTATGTAAAGTACATTCACCACCATACCATATAAAATCAATAATTTCTAGGTCATTGGTCTTTAAAGTATTTTTAATCTCTTCTTCAGTTTTAGATAAAGCAGTCTTACCACCAATAACTAAAACCTTTTCTCCATACTTACTACATAGCTTTCCTAACTTCTCTATTGCTCCATTTTCGATGGTGTAATTAGGAAACCCAACTGTTGAACTCATTACCATTTCTCCTTTCTATACTACTCTCTTTCTATTACTGATTAAAAATCTTCATCTCTGCTAAACGGTCAAAAGCTGACTTTAATTTATCCTTATCCACTGTACAGGCTATTCGAATATATCCTTCACCACACTCACCAAAAGCAGTACCAGGAATCGCTAACACTCTAGCTTCTTCCAACATCTTTTTACTTACTTCAGCAGAACTTAGACCGGTATCCTTAATATTAACAAAGAGATAGAAAGTAGCTTCTGGAGGTAATACTGACATATTGGATATAGTCTTAATTCGTTGATAAGCATAATTAACTCTTTTTTTATACTCATCGACCATAAGCGGCTGGATTTCCTTATGCAGCCGCAGCGCATGAAGTGCTGCTCGCTGTGAAATCGAAGGTGCTGCATAACAGATACCCTCATTAACCCGCTGCATAGAATCAATTACAAAATCAGGTGCAATTACATAGCCTACCCGCCAACCGGTCATAGCATAATCCTTCGAAAAACTAGCAACTGTAATTGTCCGATCCTGCAGTCTATCTCTAGTGGCCAATGGAACAAAATCATGTTTAAAACTCAAAGCACCATAGACTTCATCAGCAAAAATAATTAAATCCTCTTCTATAACAACCTCTTCTAAATCTGTCAAGACTTCCTCACTAAAACAGACTCCAGTAGGATTATTAGGCGTATTGATAATAACTGCTTTTGTCTTATCAGTGACTAAGGCCTGTAAAGATTCAGCATTAATCTGAAAGCCCTCATCCTCTGTAGTTTCTAAAATTACCGGCTTACCTCCGGCTAATCTAATCTGCTCTAAATATGGTGTAAAGTAAGGGGCTGGAACAATCACTTCATCGCCTTCATCTAGAATCGATTCCAAGGCTAAAAACATACCATGACAGGCCCCTACTGTTACCATCACCTGTGATAAATCCACTTCATAACCAAATTCTTTTTGATTATATTTAATAATCTCCCGACGTAATTCAGGATCTCCTACGGCCGCAGTATATCTCGTATATCCCTCTTGAGCATCCTGAAACGCAGCTTCAGTTACTTGACTATTAGTCGGATAATCAGGATCTCCTAAACTAAGATTAATAATATCATCATACTGCTGTGCTAAAGCTCCTATCTCAGCAATTATTGTCTGCTCTTGGTCTAAATATTCTTCTGCTAAAACTTCTCTCTTCATTCTGGCACCTCTTCCTATAAAATTATCTATTATTACCTAGATAACTATTCATTACTTTAAATTACTACTTGAATTATTATAAACAATAATATATAATATTGCAAACATTAGTTGTGATTCTTGATTTTCTGACTATTGATTAAGTTGTAAAATGAATTTTCAGATTACTAATATCCTGCTTCAAAATCAACTAAATTCTTTAGAGGCTTTCCTTCGCTATATCGGCATAAATTTTCTTTAAAGATAGTCAGCCAGCGTTCAGAATTAGTCGGTGAGCTGTGAGCAATATGCGGCGTCAAAATTACATTCTCCATCTCCCAGAGCGGATTATCCTCCGGCAGCGGTTCC from the Acetohalobium arabaticum DSM 5501 genome contains:
- a CDS encoding NAD(P)-dependent oxidoreductase, encoding MDRGRAGREDRESILDVTTPEPLPEDNPLWEMENVILTPHIAHSSPTNSERWLTIFKENLCRYSEGKPLKNLVDFEAGY
- a CDS encoding pyridoxal phosphate-dependent aminotransferase; this encodes MKREVLAEEYLDQEQTIIAEIGALAQQYDDIINLSLGDPDYPTNSQVTEAAFQDAQEGYTRYTAAVGDPELRREIIKYNQKEFGYEVDLSQVMVTVGACHGMFLALESILDEGDEVIVPAPYFTPYLEQIRLAGGKPVILETTEDEGFQINAESLQALVTDKTKAVIINTPNNPTGVCFSEEVLTDLEEVVIEEDLIIFADEVYGALSFKHDFVPLATRDRLQDRTITVASFSKDYAMTGWRVGYVIAPDFVIDSMQRVNEGICYAAPSISQRAALHALRLHKEIQPLMVDEYKKRVNYAYQRIKTISNMSVLPPEATFYLFVNIKDTGLSSAEVSKKMLEEARVLAIPGTAFGECGEGYIRIACTVDKDKLKSAFDRLAEMKIFNQ
- a CDS encoding YjiH family protein, with protein sequence MESNLEAELIHNQVETDPEEIEITTPKVLKFLIPSLIGIFMFLCPVPYDGAISTPVGVISEWLAAVGEAYLPIVVTVLITFSAVVSTLTTLFKPKFIINNALLNKLFYTKKLYLVFRVLGAIFAILVLNKVGVKYIYSSDTGGTMMSLISSLVTWFFSASFLMPLLMEFGAMDYTGTVVRSFVKPLFTLPGRAAIDLVTSWVGNCDVGVVLTRKQYNSGFYTGREAATIGTCFSAVSLPFCLVVAALLEVDALFIPFYATVVITGMVSVMIMSRIPPLSTLPDTYHSDTGKQIDEEEPEGMKKSEWALRKGIQRAEGAGGLTEILSQGAKTFLNIIFTLSPLVMAWGTIALIIATFTPIFDWLSLPFGYYLQFLGVPEAFKAAPATIVGFADMFIPAILASSISSLKTRFIIGVLSLVQIIYMTEVGTLLVTSDIPVTFKDLAIIFLEKTVIVIPLIVLLTNLFI
- a CDS encoding iron-containing alcohol dehydrogenase family protein, whose protein sequence is MSSTVGFPNYTIENGAIEKLGKLCSKYGEKVLVIGGKTALSKTEEEIKNTLKTNDLEIIDFIWYGGECTLHNIELKRKKAVETEADLIIGVGGGKALDTAKGAAEKADLPIFTVPTIAATCAATTPLSILYTAKGDFDSFFHLTKPPVHIFIDTKVIANAPAKYLRGGIGDTVAKHYEVEIKSRPDELAHASALGKEMSTMCVEPLVEYGFQALKDCRENDVSFALKQVVLNNIITTGLVSMLVKEKYNGACAHSLCYGLTLIERLEEEFLHGELVAYGLLVQLIIDERENEFNKLYHFFDQVGLPVSLDHFKLEVNRKDLESILKEAVAGEDMIDMPYQVTEDDFYEAIKRLEMINKGEEEYGE